The following is a genomic window from Paenibacillus sp. FSL R5-0766.
ATATCGAGAAGTGTCTCGCTGATCGGCAAGATCAGGTGAATTCAGTTGTAAGGACTAATCCCAGATTAAGTTTTATTTTAGATACTGCTAGAATTCATTTATTTGATGTAGCCGAGAACCTTCCTGAGTCGGAACAAAGAAATAGAATAGAGAATTTTCTAGTAGCACTCGGATTTAATATTCAAGACTTCTCATATTGTAACTGAATATTAATCGCGCATCGTAAGGTAGATAAACTTAAACCGACATATTGTGTATGTAACGTACAGGTGGACTAATTTAGCTGCTATCGCAGTTACGGACTTCATCATCATCTTCCGGTCCTTACCTGTAATAGTACTTTCATCGTCACGCTTTAGGGTAAGGTCTACAAATAAAGTTTGCCTAAAACTTGAAAGTCTGCCCATAGCTTAAAAGTTTATCTAAGTCGAGCGAGATTTGGGGGTTCACTCCTGTATTTCCTCGGCTTATTCTGTTTGAACAAAGAACTGTTAAAAATCATGCTTAGAAACATTAACTAAACTGAGAGGGAAAACCATAATGTTTGTCGAATTCAACAGACGTATTCCAATGTATTTCATATTTTACATTGGAAAATGGGACCTGAGGTTCAGTCTTTATAGTTAGTTATTAGCTTGATCTCAGTTGGGCGGATTGACAAAGAGGGAGGGGATTTTCTTGGAACACGCACATAATGGTCGATTTAAAGAGGCCCTGCAGACTTGCAGAGAAACTGCAAAAGAAGCAAATAAAGAAAGTCTATTGTTTGCCAATGGGGTCAAGTATCAGGTCAAGGAACTCACTCGGAATGTTCGAGTTCAAACTGATGAATTATTTCGAGATAAGGATGCGGAAAACTTTAGTTTTTTTCCTGTATTGAATGGAATTGTACATAAATTAGAAAAGCAAACTTCGGAAAGTATGCAAGACCTCAGTCACTCTATTGAGGTCAAAAAGAAGCATCTAAATGATTTCACCGTAGCTTTGTTCGGGCGAACAAAAGCAGGTAAAAGTACCATTCGTGAAGCTTTGACTTGTGGCGATGGAGTGACGATAGGCAAGGGAGCACAAAGAACGACCCGGGATGTACAAGAGTATAATTGGAACGGGCTTCGCCTTCTTGATGTTCCGGGCTTCGAAGCCTTCAAGGGTGATGATGATACAGCCAAAGCACATGACATCATTGATCAATCTGATTTTATCTTGTTTCTGGCATCGGATGATTCCATTCAACCTGGAGAGTTTGACCATATGGCGAGGCTACAGGAGATTAACAAGCCATTTATGATTTTGCTTAATGTAAAATACAATATTAACAATGAAGTGGAACTAAAGCGATTCCTTCGTATGCCCCATAAAATTTTCGATAAAGAACGTCTTGATGAGCACCAAAAGCACATCCGAGCGTACGTGAAGCAACACATGAATATTCCTCAGGTCAAAATCGTGAATATTCATGCGGATGCTGGGTTCAAGAGCACTCTGCCGGAGTATGCGGCACACGCTAATGATCTGTGGAGACTGAGCAATTTCGATGAAGTTCATAATGCGATTAGTGCTGAGGTTCAAAAGCGAGGGAAGCAAAGGAGACTTCTCACGTTTTACGACAGTGCGATCTATTTTGCAGATACCTTGGAGAAGATGATGCTTGAAGAGCAGCGCTCAATCCGAACCCAAGCAAAGTTCATGCTTAACAAAAAGAAGGAATTAATGTCCTTTTTTGACGGATTTGCATCGGATAGTAAGCATCAGATTATTACCGTTTGCAAAAAACATTTTGATCGGATCAAACAATGGATTCCAGGATTTATTGATACCAATTTGGCTTCTCCTGATGTTGATAAGCTGCTTACTGCTAGGCTGAAGGCAGAGCAGGATGAGTTGAAGTCCAAGATGGTGGGAGAACTTCAAAGAATTGTGAGAGAACTTCAAGAAAAATTAACGGAGTTCACGAAGCAATATCAATTCGACCTGGAGCTATTAGAGACTGATACGGCAGAAATGGGAGGCCTTCAAAAAGGGCAAATCGGGCGTGTTGTCAAATGGGGTGGCGTTATTGCAGGAGGGGTATCGGCAGGGGCGTTTATTCTTGCTAATGTCGGGGTTGCAAATTTTTGGAATCCGGTAGGCTGGATCGCAATGGGAGTTAGTGTAGCTGCAGGTTTATTCAGTTGGTTGTTCGGGGGTTGGGAAGAAAAGAAGTGGCGTAAAGCAAAACATGATGCAAAAGAGCAGCTAACAGCGATGATTGACGATACCCATAAAAAGGCTGTTGAAGCCTATTTGCAGTGGTTTGATCGACAAATTATCCGTAAGGGTAAAAGAGAGATGTTAGATCAGGTATCTACTTATATTAGTGGACTCTTTGGAATTGCAGATGTGTTGAAAGCATTTGCGTCGGAAATAAGATTGAGAAAGACGAACATGAATAAGAAGCTATTTGCAAAGCTGCTTAGCTTCGAAGGGGTAAATTGCACAGAGTTGCAGATTATTGCTCTTTCTAGAGAGCAAGGCCGCGCCACGAAAATCATGGTTCCTAATGGTTGGCAGATGGCAGGTAGCATCAAAACAAATTTAGATTCTATTTGTGGTGAACAAGTTCATCTATTTAGTGATGGTTCCAACACGAAGGAACGGGTGTGCCGCGCTCTATATCCCGCTGATATAACTCCGGACATGATCAAGCTCAGCAAAGCTACTGAGGGCAAGCAAAATGAAGCCACGATTACCGTTCCTTCAACGGAGAAGGGGAAATTGATAGGCAAACAGGGAATCAACATTCGATTGGCTAGC
Proteins encoded in this region:
- a CDS encoding GTPase, which produces MEHAHNGRFKEALQTCRETAKEANKESLLFANGVKYQVKELTRNVRVQTDELFRDKDAENFSFFPVLNGIVHKLEKQTSESMQDLSHSIEVKKKHLNDFTVALFGRTKAGKSTIREALTCGDGVTIGKGAQRTTRDVQEYNWNGLRLLDVPGFEAFKGDDDTAKAHDIIDQSDFILFLASDDSIQPGEFDHMARLQEINKPFMILLNVKYNINNEVELKRFLRMPHKIFDKERLDEHQKHIRAYVKQHMNIPQVKIVNIHADAGFKSTLPEYAAHANDLWRLSNFDEVHNAISAEVQKRGKQRRLLTFYDSAIYFADTLEKMMLEEQRSIRTQAKFMLNKKKELMSFFDGFASDSKHQIITVCKKHFDRIKQWIPGFIDTNLASPDVDKLLTARLKAEQDELKSKMVGELQRIVRELQEKLTEFTKQYQFDLELLETDTAEMGGLQKGQIGRVVKWGGVIAGGVSAGAFILANVGVANFWNPVGWIAMGVSVAAGLFSWLFGGWEEKKWRKAKHDAKEQLTAMIDDTHKKAVEAYLQWFDRQIIRKGKREMLDQVSTYISGLFGIADVLKAFASEIRLRKTNMNKKLFAKLLSFEGVNCTELQIIALSREQGRATKIMVPNGWQMAGSIKTNLDSICGEQVHLFSDGSNTKERVCRALYPADITPDMIKLSKATEGKQNEATITVPSTEKGKLIGKQGINIRLASEITGIRLKIS